Part of the Quercus lobata isolate SW786 chromosome 6, ValleyOak3.0 Primary Assembly, whole genome shotgun sequence genome, cacacacacacacacacacatttttggtggattttttaaaaatatttttcttgcatctctactttaggttgatgaatttttgtataatttagaactctactttaggttgatgtgATTAAatcttgtgtttttaaattgttatcttttttttattctttttaatttcatagatgttataaaaatagtaaataagaatataatgttaatttattacataacatgacttggataatttcgtatttattacatttttttttttttactttttctgtCTTCTCATATTATTTCAATTCCTATAAATTTCTTACTAGtctctctcacattctctcttgaaaaattggttattctctttctctttattttttattctttcttgcaactttactttatattaataaatcattgtgattttttaaaactcttttttgggtttatatgttttggtgttgtattttttagcTCCCCATAAcaagtactctctctctctctctctctctctctctctctacaataaaatttggagaataaattatacatatttagtataagtttgatatgagttttgattatcatgataatctcttttatgagaataaataatttatttaaataaaaattatacacacatagaaatatgtatatattaatttattttacttaaatgtATAATAAACCTCATACAATTCATTAAACAATAACGAcattaaaacaaatgaataattGTCTTAAAGATTACATTTGTATATTCATAGTCTTGATGTTTAGAAAgactttcacttaaatttatcCATATTGAAGTGGATTGAAATGTTACATTAATGTTGTAGGGGGTTCAAGGATAGCATCCCTACTGGACCATACTCGAGGAACGTATGAGCCTAGCAAGCAGATCATGTGCTGGGAAACCAGGTACAACTTGAAAGAAGGGTTTGGACGAGGGCCCTTAACAACCTGAGGAAGCACCTCAGATGTGATTGTCCCAAGCTAAGCGAGAGGGGCCCTGCCTGGGAGGCAATCGTGGCTAGTGTGGAAGGAGAGAGAATGGGAAACTTGTCAAGGAAGCACCCATCACCTCCGCATAGGTTAAATGACACCTAAATAATGCCAGGATAGCTTGTAGCTCACTTAGCATTTCCTTCGAAGGTGAGATGAGACAAGTATCTAAGGGAAATCAACCACCCTTCTTGTAGAGGGTCAAGATGAAAGGGTAGCCACTATAAAAGGGGGAGAGATCCCAGTGAATAGGGATCAGAACtagaaattagagagaaatcACCCAAACTTGTAATTCCTAAAGTGTAACAAGCTCCCTCGGCTAACTGAGGAAACACCAATGcacatttttatttcttttttacttgttAGTTTTTACTTCTTCCCATCAGGACATTTTCTCTGACTTCAGCCCATTGGGTTAAGGAGCTTGTGTGTCGGTCCATTACACCCATCTCTACAAATTAATCGTAGTGGGCTTGCATTTGGGCCTTGGTGTTTATTTTTGCCCCACACAAATGTGATTTAACAAAAtcgtagtaacaataaatattatgcttaaaattttagatattacaagtttgaaattcatatatattttaacaaacTTGAATTTAGATTAGGTGTTTTCAACCCAAATATGTCTTTTCCCGTCATGTAAGTACACAAAAATAGATCGGACTGGACCAAAATGAACCAAAGTGATTTGAATGGACTaaattggaccaaatggacATAATAGgaccgaatggaccaaataagaacgaatggaccgaatagaactaAATAAGACTGAATGGACCTAAGTGGACCGAAGTGGACATAATGGACCAAATAaaaccaaagtggacaaaatggaccgaaGAGGACCAATATGGACTGAATGGCCCGAATAGGACTAAAGTGCATCAAAGGGGACAAAATgactgaataggaccaatgtggaccaaATAGGGCCAATGTGGACTGAATATGTTTGAAAGGACCGAATAGAACTTtagtggacagaatggactaAATAGGACCAAATTGGATCGAAGATGacagaatggactgaatagaaccAATGTGAACCGAATAAGACTTTTggatatttatcaattttattgcatttttaaggttcatatttctaatttttaatgtctattttagtattttatttgtattttgttaaCTCAAAACTAGAGAGTTAagcccaaatataataaaattgcaTATTgttaaacccaaaaattaagaaaaaaaatgaaattttgagctaaacttgaaaagaaaacttaCAAAATGAATCAATTTAAGGCCCAATTAGACTAAAATGAACTGAAGTTTTCCGAGTGGAATGAATTGAACCGAAGTAGACCTAATTGAACCaaatagaaattgtttaatttttaaggagaaaaaaattatcttcaaaaaaattatacattatattacaatacaaaataattatttattctcatgCATCACATGGTTTTGTGactagtttatatataatagTGGATGTGAACAATACAAAAGGTTAaccattttttcaaatgtttAAAAAGTTTACTTACAGAAGAACATTTGTACACTTCATGAAATATCCGGTTGGTTATTCTCACAATTTAttcaaactaaataataaataaataaatcataccATCCATATTTCATTACAATTCAACCATCCTAAAATCCATCAAGATTTTCCCAAAATGcgtaaatatttatatgtttattgtaACCCTCGGTCTTCCTAGTTAGAAGCTTGGTACTCTATCTAGCGTGAGATATCACAATCAACAAGCATGGAACACTAAATTGTTTTATAACACAATACTTTGAAAGAAGACCCATGGCCATGAGTAGAAACTTGAAAGGTTTAATTACATTTTTGGCACTCAACCTTAATggatatgtaattttttttcatatatttcattttattcgTGTGCCAAAGAGGACCCTGCAGTCAGAGGAAACATTAAACTAATTAATGCACTAATACTGACTTGGAGCGACAACACCCCTAACCAAACAGTCGATTAACTCACAAGATTTAGACAAAAATCGTGTGACTCTTCAAGAGGCGGTAATTAACACTAGTTCAATAGAAGGTAAATCAGGCATCCTTTTATTCAGTTATGACTAGGGGCCAGGTTATTCTTGGCAGCAGAAACAAGCCACTGTAACTTGATGTAAGGTATAATTCTCGAAAGGTGAAACTATGGTCCATCAAGTTTATCTTATATGTACAATTGGTCCTTCAAGTTTCAAGTAAACACAATTGGTtccttaagttttaaaataagttgtatTAATCTTTTAACTAATTGCCATTGGTAGTATTACTTAGGTGGCTAATGGACAAtgacttgacatttttttttaatgatatgacattctttaattaaaaaaattacaatagttAGCTTCCATGTTAGATTAAATCTAAAGCAAACTAACCCGGTTTAAATCAAATATATCTAAAATCACAACCCAgttccaaataaaatcacatacGTTTGTTTTTGGATTCACATACGCACGATGGCACAAGAGAGATTGGAATAGAAGTCTCTTGAATTGAAGTCATGCTGCATAAAccatatttataattattgattCACATGTTTTGATTCAAACTTTCAGGTCTCAGGATGTCACTGAACCCTATGAGTACAAAGGTCAGATCTCCAAACCTATTGATGATAGTTCAAAGCTAAAAGTTGCAATAGTTGGATTTGGAAACTTCGGACAGTTCCTTGCGAGGACCATTGTACGCCAAGGGCACAGTTTTGTTGTGCGTTTGTGAATCCAAGATCACAAACCGTATGTGACTTTTTTTGGAACTGGATTGtgattttagatttgatttAAATTGGGTCAGTTTGCTTTAGATTTGATTTGATATGGAaactaatttgtaattttttaattaaaaaaatgttaagtcaTTGTTCCGTTAGCACCTAAGTAACACCACTAAGTAGTTAGTAAAAGGACTAATATCGCTCAGTCCTAAAACTTAAGAGAACAATTATGCTCACTTGAAACTTAAGAAATCAATTGCGCACACAGGGTAAACTTGAGAGACCAATATTGTAGTTTTGCCATTCTTAAAATAGTCCATGAGATGAATGAATTCATCTTCAAAAACCAGTTTCAGAATAGGTGTTAAAAAATCGAAAGGACAACTGAACATAACTTGCTTTAGATGCATTTTTTGCAATTAAGtgaaagaaaataaggaaagCAGTTATAACAAAGAATACCTGAACTACGAAGGAACCTAAAACTAATCTCTATAACATGCCAATAGTAATTCAAGTGAGATATATTAACATCAGCCACGTCCCTTGATGTTGACAAACCATTCGATATTAAAGTCTCGctcttcttgttcttcatcATTTCCCCCAGCAAGTCTAAACCAAAGATCAGATTTTGAAATTGCCAAGCATTATTTTACCAGTACAGTAGCTCAGTAACACTGCATTGATAATTAAATGTTTGACATTGTTGCCTTGAAAAATTAGCTGGTTATGTTTATGTGATACATCTAAACTCATCTTCCatgtttaataaaaataacatgtatttgtTGTCAGTTGCCATGTGACAAGCAATCTATTTGACACTAAACAATGTATGCAGTGTATCTCAACAATTGAATGAGCTAGTTAATGACGATCCAATTGCCCAATTTCCACTGACTGTCCTAGTAAGTAGTAACCCCCTGCCCCAGTACATGTTTAGAGAACCATCATCTAAATCAATTTAAAAGTTGACATCCTTCTCATTTCTATTCGGCTTTCTCTACCCCAATTCCAACATATTTCATGCTTGAAAACCCTAATATGCCAGTAGAAAAAGAAGGTTAGaagcatggttgtcaaaatcgtgATCTGGATCGTAGGATcgcacgattttacgatcccacctcACCAAAACGATTAAAATCGTACTAGTATcgtaaaaatggtaggatcgtaCGTAGGATCGTGTAGAATCGTAtaggatcgtaggatcgtaTGGGATTCTACCGATCAtaccaaaaacataatttttttgtttttggataaattttttgttttgacgAAGCtttaaggatttttattttttcatgttgtgatggtatgactttttattttttattttataaaattatgtcaacctaagcaaatgttttctagtttctagttcacttgtaatcaaaatgaaagaatgtttcatcatttctaaatgaagaatttggcTTGGCTTTGCTGCATTTTAAgctataatattattaaatttgtttgatcaatatactaatttgtgttctaatattactaaaatattttttttatatatataattttatcatttatgcttgtatttgtatatagattgattgatttttttgagtaTACTCTTTAATTGTTGCTGAGTGGTATAACTTAAATAGTTGAGTGTGAAATTGTATCTTGATATCTTTTACAActctagtatacaaatatataatgtctacatagatgatgaaatgaatgatgatgattaggaatttaggacGGTGGTTATAAAAACCTTAGAATGggaataattaaatattcacTTTATCTTAATATTCATTttacttttggatttcatattgtagttagctagtttccatttgctaacttattttggatttcaaatttggaacttagaacctaaaaatattttccttatgttttgataaatattttggtatttggttgctaattaaatatttattgaactttttagatacattaagtcaaaacttaaatatatttgttttgttagtatAGACTTAGCGATGTATGACATGCACATTACATCATATGATgcaaatctaagtttttttatggatgaattaataatttatgtaattattcaacatacaaagtcattatcaatgtgttttttgctttaaatctgaaaatatatAGGATCTTACGATTCACGATCCGATCCTACGATTTACGATCTCACCTACCTTCGACGATCCTAcataggatcccgattttgacaaccttggttAGAAGAGTTGCTTCACACTGTTTTAATTTGGCCATATGTGTTGGAAACGAATCAGCTCTCCTCCCTTCTACATATCATAGGAACAGCATCAACCCAAGCTCTCATGGCTCTTGTTTggcctttctttttctttttttttttctttatcttttttcttctttttcttggtgaAAAGGAACTttgattaaaagaaattaagaaatgtttactttttttgtATTATGCTTGATTTGGCTAGCTAGAAACTTGGTTACTTACTGAGTTTTCAAGTTCTCCCCCTTTTACCTCCTTATCAGATTATGAGGAGTAACAAATTTTGGGACTTTCATTGAGGTTGTGCACGTAAGAAGCGCTTATAATTTTGCTTTTGGAATAAGATCAATCTTAACTATTATGTTGTTTGGTATTTTACGCAACTCAGGTTTTAGATTTTTGCTTTTGTCAATACTTTACAGATATTTTGGCAATTAAATTATTGAGGCCGTTTTTAGATTTTACTAGATACTCCTACCCAGCACTGTTAGATTTTACTAGGTAATATCCAGCACGATACGTGgatattttgtaatttcatttggaaatcatttttatatatattttttaaagtattcaTTTTGTTGTTTATGGTATTTATGATATTTTCCCACACTATTGTGGAATTCtttatggtccgtttggattgaggagcAGAGAGGAGGGGTAGAAcagagtagagtagaattggcccaaaattagtctattttcagccaattctactctactcccctctacttCCTCTTCCTCTCCCCTCAATCTAAATAGGCCTTTaaagtttcattttcttcatattCATGTAGGAGATTataccatattataaatttaatatttagaaaaaaagaaaagtaaacttTATGTTTAAAATTGAACACTtcaactattaaaataaaagaaaataatttgtataacataaagaaaacatgatcaaacaagaaaaattagCAATATACACTTccatttattaatatttaattgtcATTAAATAAGCCTACATCTCctttaaagacaaaaacaaaacaaaaactagaacAAAGAGAATGCTAAAATTTAAGAAAGTCTAACTAAAATTAAGAGAATTGGTCTCGTATTACTAAATAAATTTAACACGTCCTTTAAATAGAGAAGTAGAGCACACTAATTAATTTACAATCGCATATCAAAATTGtaatatataacaaattaaatcatttGAAACTAACCTTAACAAACTGCAACAACTATAATATTAGACCTCACAAAAACTAACTGCAACAACATTAGGGTATTTAGTAATAGTTATATGTCTAGTACTAAATACCCTAATGTTGTTGTCTTCACTAATTAATCTCTCTAGGAATAGGATCCCCTTACATTTAAATTAGAGCCTTCGCGtccctttaatttttaatagatACTTAATTGGCATTTTgtgttttatatatgttttttaatacCATCGTATTTTTTGTATGCCACATGTCTTATGTCTAgataaatattaaagaaaattggAGAATGCATATGGGAGAAGATAGTACTTGAGTTATCAAATAAATTACATATGTTGTCACACGAGTCCCTTACATGAATgggaaagtgaaaaaaatatatacataaaacaATAAGAAAACTACATTAAAATAGATATAGAATTTTCCTTACATAGAGAAAGTTTACATGGGATATTAGTTGGGCATGGAGGAACAGATATGTCGGTTATCCCTTCCAACATCAATACAACACTCTTCATGGAAGGACGAAGAAATGGTTCATCCTGAATGCACCATAGTCCCACCTTAACCATATTCTCCAAGGTTCTCTTATCTACTTCGTCACTACCCACAATCTTTTCTAATTCTCTAGCAACAAAGCACTTATATACCCAAGTAGAAAGAACAATTTCTTCTGGTATTGATGCATTAACATCCATGTTCCTTCTGCAACATACAATCTCCAAAAGTACCATTCCATAACTATAAACATCCGCCTTCACTGATATAGGGGTGTTCTTCTGCCACTCAGGTGCCAGATACCCTCTAGTTCCTCTGACCATCGTGAAGGTTCTTGTTTGATCTGGCATTAACAATTTTGCCAAGCCAAAGTCGGAGATTTTAGCAGTCCAAAAATCATCCATCAAAATGTTTGAGGGTTTTATATCACAATGAATAATCGGGGCCTTACACTCCTCATGTAGATAGAGAATCCCTCTTGCAACATCCAGTGCTATTCTTACCCTTTCATCCCAGTCTGGACGCCTTACACCCTTAAAAAGAACATCGGCAAGGGAGCCATTGCTCATATATTCATAGACAAGAAGCCTCTTTGAGCCCTCAGCACAATAACCTATcaattgaaccaaatttttGTGGTGGGTTCTTCCTATTGCTTGCATCTCCGCACGAAACTCCCTTTCACCTTCTTCCACCAATTTCTCTAGTCTCTTCACTGCAACAAGTTTTTTACCTTTGTATAAAGCCCCTTTGTATACTGTTCCGAAAGAACCTTTACCCAACTCATCTTTGAAGCCATTTGTTGCTCTTCTGAGCTCATCAtatgaaaacaaatttaaagTAAGCCCCTTAGTCAGGCCCAGTATTTCACTCTCTTTCAGTCTTTTATACCTTAGAACTCGAATTTTGAACATGTAAACACCAGAAATTCCAAGACCAAGACAGGAGAACGCAGTAAAAGCTAAGATTAAAACAAGAATTTGTACTATAACCTTTTTGCTTTTGAACACGATGACAGGAGGCTTCACTGGGATGGTTTCATTCCAGCTTCTTTTGCCCACCTTGAAGAAAGCTACGGTATCCATGCTTGTATCCCTTCTAACATATCTCAGTGGAAGCTTGTATCTCCGGCAATTCTTTTGCGAATACAAATTAGGAATGAACAGTGCTGCCTCACAATTGCAGTCTTCCAAGCAAGATCGGAGACATT contains:
- the LOC115950180 gene encoding G-type lectin S-receptor-like serine/threonine-protein kinase LECRK3 — translated: MVVCYPSLMASTYTVFFLLSISFTCGGAHPQHMQCSHPISLGSSLLIPSSWPSPSRQFAFGFYPEGNGFMVGIWLVGIDNKITVVWTANRDDPPVTSNATTLDLTKSGKLLLKTDEQGKEKPISISTTSDSASFACMFDSGNFALYNKSDSIIWETFRYPTDTILKGQILPFGGQLFSSASETNHSTGRFRLKMQYDGNLVLEPANTVEDASEVYWESSTGGESRNLLVLKDAGLLQIINSTSVSVKNFTSLDSNNSKTIYRATLDVDGVFRLYSHAFDETTGKLKASETQWSALEDKDICEVNGFCGFNSFCTLNDDKPYCACLPGTDFVDAIHKSLGRVRNFTEEGRCGGGKDNITTTLNMMWINDIPFTYEHTSTKEECLRSCLEDCNCEAALFIPNLYSQKNCRRYKLPLRYVRRDTSMDTVAFFKVGKRSWNETIPVKPPVIVFKSKKVIVQILVLILAFTAFSCLGLGISGVYMFKIRVLRYKRLKESEILGLTKGLTLNLFSYDELRRATNGFKDELGKGSFGTVYKGALYKGKKLVAVKRLEKLVEEGEREFRAEMQAIGRTHHKNLVQLIGYCAEGSKRLLVYEYMSNGSLADVLFKGVRRPDWDERVRIALDVARGILYLHEECKAPIIHCDIKPSNILMDDFWTAKISDFGLAKLLMPDQTRTFTMVRGTRGYLAPEWQKNTPISVKADVYSYGMVLLEIVCCRRNMDVNASIPEEIVLSTWVYKCFVARELEKIVGSDEVDKRTLENMVKVGLWCIQDEPFLRPSMKSVVLMLEGITDISVPPCPTNIPCKLSLCKENSISILM